A DNA window from Nitrospinota bacterium contains the following coding sequences:
- a CDS encoding ATP phosphoribosyltransferase — protein MRRIKLGLPKGSLNTPGRGNTESIFLDAGYEIKGYSPTQESDRGLRIANDPEIELYLTRPQSAPSELSRGLLDIAIIGADWVQEETMGRDSDLDLLADLEYGRARLVAAIPMENPAGDLTSFFQAERARTSPIICYTEYINLTRSHFLKNPGYQELFGQKPPLVLVRGITEGDNEQVQVINSDGVTEGYIAKGADMVVDNTQTGSTLKAYGLKEIDQMMVSTAGLYGGPALERDSWKAEKARDIADHLLGVVTARRYNDVKFNVPKGRFDDLMTYLKTHHLYSQYPTINEAGDWYAVNIIVPKEMWPKISRELKRDYEASAIVRSDLKQLIP, from the coding sequence ATGAGACGAATCAAGCTTGGCCTTCCGAAAGGAAGCCTGAATACGCCTGGCCGGGGAAACACCGAAAGCATTTTTCTTGACGCCGGGTACGAGATAAAGGGCTATAGCCCGACCCAGGAGTCCGACCGGGGACTTCGCATCGCCAACGACCCGGAGATCGAGCTTTATTTGACCCGGCCCCAGAGTGCTCCCAGTGAGCTCTCTAGGGGGCTATTGGACATCGCCATCATCGGTGCGGACTGGGTCCAAGAGGAGACCATGGGTCGGGACTCCGACCTCGACCTCCTCGCCGACCTTGAGTACGGGCGGGCCCGTCTGGTGGCGGCGATCCCCATGGAAAACCCTGCCGGCGATCTGACCTCGTTCTTCCAAGCCGAGAGGGCTCGAACCAGCCCCATAATCTGTTACACCGAGTACATCAACCTCACCCGGTCGCACTTTCTTAAGAACCCGGGCTACCAGGAGCTTTTTGGCCAGAAGCCTCCCTTGGTCCTCGTTAGAGGCATCACCGAGGGCGACAACGAGCAGGTCCAGGTGATCAACTCAGACGGTGTGACGGAGGGCTACATCGCCAAAGGGGCCGACATGGTGGTCGACAACACGCAGACGGGCTCCACGCTCAAGGCCTACGGCTTAAAGGAGATCGACCAGATGATGGTCTCTACGGCCGGACTTTACGGTGGGCCAGCTCTGGAGCGAGATTCGTGGAAGGCTGAGAAGGCCCGCGACATCGCCGACCACCTTCTAGGGGTTGTGACGGCGCGGCGGTATAACGACGTAAAGTTCAACGTGCCGAAGGGGCGCTTCGACGACCTAATGACCTACCTCAAGACCCACCACCTCTACTCGCAATATCCCACGATCAACGAGGCCGGTGACTGGTACGCCGTCAACATCATCGTCCCCAAAGAGATGTGGCCGAAAATCAGCCGGGAGCTAAAGCGCGACTACGAGGCCAGCGCCATCGTCCGAAGCGACCTCAAGCAGCTCATCCCCTGA
- a CDS encoding M20/M25/M40 family metallo-hydrolase, giving the protein MPEGAPEPEGPLQALEMKIAAAAERGAAVLLVALSGPMPEAYVPLTAYPSLASPGLKAHARRLKAKGRFSSLPMEIMKLQSRSESIEVPSLPVVLLPGADSWRPWLGDAGESPVTIRLNLHYRRRRWPTQNVLGYLLGSDPILRREIIILSAHYDGMGPGPRGELFLGADDNASGVAALLEAARLLARQRQRLKRTLLVAAFGAEEWGQVGSRYYVAHPVRDIARTAAMLNADAISGRTPVAVAHLVGRSHYPGLAAAAEGYAKELGLVVGGDIDERAFRFGGDHWPFHRAGVPVLSLQASNHRRVDTAEDTVANLDEEKLERMARLLYLMALDLLTSPEIPAIDPAGAP; this is encoded by the coding sequence TTGCCGGAGGGGGCGCCGGAGCCGGAAGGTCCCCTCCAGGCCCTGGAGATGAAGATTGCGGCAGCCGCCGAGCGGGGGGCGGCGGTCCTGTTGGTGGCTCTCAGCGGGCCGATGCCTGAGGCCTACGTCCCCCTCACGGCCTACCCCTCTCTGGCCTCCCCTGGCCTAAAGGCCCACGCAAGAAGGCTCAAGGCAAAGGGCCGGTTCTCCTCGCTGCCGATGGAGATCATGAAGCTCCAGTCACGAAGCGAGTCGATAGAGGTTCCGTCCCTTCCCGTGGTCCTGCTGCCCGGGGCCGATTCGTGGCGACCCTGGCTTGGGGACGCCGGAGAATCCCCCGTCACCATCCGCCTCAACCTTCACTACAGGCGGCGCCGATGGCCGACTCAGAACGTCCTTGGATACCTTCTGGGGAGCGACCCCATCCTCCGGCGGGAGATTATTATCCTCAGCGCCCACTACGACGGTATGGGCCCGGGACCGAGGGGAGAGCTCTTCCTAGGCGCCGACGACAACGCCTCGGGCGTGGCGGCTCTCCTGGAAGCCGCTCGTCTTCTGGCCCGCCAGCGCCAGCGGCTCAAACGCACCCTGCTGGTTGCAGCTTTCGGGGCCGAGGAGTGGGGCCAGGTCGGGTCTCGCTACTACGTGGCGCACCCCGTTCGCGACATCGCCCGGACTGCGGCGATGCTCAACGCTGATGCCATCTCCGGGCGCACCCCCGTAGCGGTGGCTCATCTCGTCGGCCGCTCCCACTACCCGGGGCTCGCAGCTGCGGCCGAAGGCTACGCTAAAGAGCTCGGTCTTGTCGTAGGGGGCGACATCGACGAGCGCGCCTTCCGCTTCGGCGGCGACCACTGGCCCTTTCACCGCGCGGGCGTCCCGGTCCTCAGCTTACAGGCCTCAAACCACCGAAGGGTGGACACGGCCGAAGACACCGTTGCGAACCTGGACGAGGAGAAGCTCGAGCGCATGGCCAGGCTTCTCTACCTGATGGCCCTCGACCTCCTTACTTCCCCGGAGATCCCCGCCATTGATCCGGCTGGGGCGCCGTAG
- a CDS encoding sulfite exporter TauE/SafE family protein, giving the protein MVHLAVFVLAAFISTLGVGGGVFYVPIFLGFGLSFHQATTASLLIIAITGLSAASVYHREGLVDWRLALLLDPVKDVGAFVGGLYAGLLGERLLSLLFAAVLVGGSVLMIRQKNDEALGAEDSSSGWSRRVGGEAYSVNFIVVIPCCLAAGLLSGLLGIGGGIFMIPLMVLAMRVPMRVAVATSAFMVCLTGTFGFIGGAMAGQFIPSTGLFLAFSGFLGAQVGPRVMVRLDKNRLRQVFIVFLYIVAALMVYRGIA; this is encoded by the coding sequence ATGGTCCACCTCGCCGTCTTTGTCCTCGCCGCTTTTATATCCACCCTCGGCGTTGGTGGTGGCGTCTTCTACGTGCCCATTTTCTTGGGCTTTGGCCTCTCCTTTCACCAGGCTACTACCGCTAGTTTACTCATCATCGCGATAACGGGCTTGAGCGCCGCTAGCGTCTACCACCGTGAGGGGTTGGTGGATTGGCGCCTGGCCCTCTTGCTCGATCCAGTCAAAGATGTAGGGGCGTTCGTTGGTGGCTTGTATGCTGGCTTGCTTGGCGAGCGCTTGCTATCGTTGCTCTTCGCGGCCGTGCTTGTCGGTGGCAGCGTCTTGATGATCCGCCAGAAGAACGATGAAGCCCTTGGCGCGGAGGACTCATCAAGCGGCTGGAGCCGTAGGGTGGGCGGTGAGGCCTATTCGGTCAATTTCATCGTGGTAATTCCCTGCTGCCTGGCTGCGGGCCTCCTCTCAGGCCTCCTCGGCATCGGGGGAGGAATTTTCATGATTCCCTTGATGGTGCTCGCAATGCGGGTGCCGATGAGGGTCGCCGTTGCTACATCAGCATTCATGGTCTGCCTGACGGGGACCTTCGGGTTCATCGGCGGCGCCATGGCCGGCCAATTCATCCCCTCGACGGGCCTTTTTCTGGCATTCTCGGGTTTCTTGGGAGCCCAGGTGGGCCCGCGGGTCATGGTCCGCCTCGACAAAAACCGCCTCCGCCAGGTCTTCATTGTGTTCTTGTACATTGTAGCGGCGCTGATGGTCTACAGGGGGATTGCGTGA
- a CDS encoding HD-GYP domain-containing protein — translation MIKKIKVEQLKPGMFVHNINCSWLDHPFLKSNVMLNSDKMIRKIIDIGIREVHIDTRRGLDIDEVQAVEELQQDISSELMEVAEGEREVFNRISLQEELEQAKEIKREAKQLIKNIMEDLRYGKQLELERADNLIEKMINSIFRNSDALLGISRIKKVDEYTFMHSVSVCALMISYCRQLSFDPEVIRKVGIGALLHDIGKVRTPLDILNKNTPLSAGESEIIKKHVEHGCNILSQTSGITQTSMLVVAEHHERYDGTGYPKGLKGEEISIFGQMAGIADVYDALTSDRPYRKRLEPSEALKRILNWDKFNFNEEMVHQFIRCVGIYPIGSLVRLESGLLGVVIEQGTKDLLHPVVQVVYDPKRRGLIEPYIINLSELKVKHEDSIICHESPEKWDINPHGFLED, via the coding sequence ATGATTAAAAAAATCAAAGTTGAACAACTCAAGCCAGGGATGTTCGTTCACAATATCAACTGTTCCTGGCTTGATCACCCATTCCTGAAATCCAATGTAATGCTTAATAGCGATAAGATGATTAGAAAAATCATAGATATCGGGATCCGTGAAGTGCACATCGATACACGTCGAGGATTGGATATCGATGAGGTTCAGGCTGTAGAGGAATTGCAGCAGGATATTTCATCTGAACTCATGGAGGTTGCTGAAGGAGAACGGGAGGTTTTCAACCGCATTTCTCTTCAAGAGGAACTTGAACAAGCGAAGGAGATTAAAAGGGAAGCCAAACAACTAATCAAAAACATCATGGAAGATTTAAGGTACGGAAAGCAGCTCGAATTGGAGCGGGCCGACAATTTGATAGAGAAGATGATCAATTCTATATTCCGCAACTCAGATGCGCTTCTAGGTATTTCCAGAATCAAAAAAGTAGATGAATATACCTTTATGCATTCTGTTAGTGTCTGCGCTTTAATGATCTCGTATTGTCGGCAATTAAGCTTTGACCCTGAGGTGATCAGAAAGGTGGGCATAGGTGCACTGTTGCACGACATCGGTAAGGTAAGGACCCCCCTCGACATCCTTAACAAAAACACTCCATTATCGGCGGGAGAATCCGAGATTATAAAAAAACACGTTGAGCACGGGTGCAATATCCTTTCGCAAACATCTGGCATCACCCAAACGTCAATGCTCGTAGTCGCCGAGCACCACGAACGATATGATGGCACGGGGTACCCAAAAGGTTTGAAGGGGGAGGAAATTAGCATATTTGGTCAGATGGCGGGCATAGCAGATGTGTATGACGCCTTGACATCCGATAGACCTTATCGGAAAAGACTGGAGCCCAGCGAGGCGTTAAAAAGGATTCTTAATTGGGACAAGTTCAATTTTAACGAGGAGATGGTGCACCAATTTATTCGTTGCGTGGGCATTTATCCCATCGGTTCTCTTGTTCGACTGGAAAGCGGCTTGCTGGGAGTGGTTATAGAGCAAGGGACAAAAGACCTTTTGCATCCAGTTGTCCAGGTGGTTTACGATCCTAAAAGGAGAGGGTTGATCGAGCCATATATCATAAACCTTTCTGAACTGAAGGTTAAACATGAAGATAGCATCATATGTCACGAATCGCCGGAGAAATGGGATATAAATCCGCACGGTTTTCTGGAAGATTAA
- a CDS encoding ATP-binding protein — MSSIAPSDTVSLTIPSHSKYLGLVRKVIQQVSQEGGFSEDEGRKLTLAVDEACSNVIKYSYEHDPTKTIVLTLANSDEKLEIRIQDFGKCPDLEAIKPRDLDEVKPGGLGTHFIQSIMDEVTYDTSPGVGCILHLVKYKSPRMQER, encoded by the coding sequence GTGAGTTCCATTGCACCGTCCGATACGGTTTCCCTGACGATACCCAGCCATTCGAAGTACCTGGGGTTGGTCCGTAAGGTAATCCAGCAGGTCTCCCAGGAGGGGGGGTTTAGCGAGGATGAGGGCCGAAAGCTCACTTTAGCGGTGGATGAGGCCTGTAGCAACGTCATCAAGTACAGTTACGAGCATGACCCGACCAAGACCATCGTCCTCACCTTGGCCAACAGCGACGAGAAGCTGGAGATACGGATTCAGGATTTCGGAAAATGCCCTGACCTGGAGGCCATCAAGCCCAGAGACCTCGATGAGGTGAAGCCCGGAGGATTGGGGACCCACTTTATCCAATCCATCATGGACGAGGTGACCTACGATACGTCGCCTGGTGTCGGGTGTATCTTGCACTTGGTCAAATATAAGTCACCTCGAATGCAGGAGCGATAG
- a CDS encoding STAS domain-containing protein codes for MELSVERTDSGIVTLAVSGEVDMNTSLEVRNTLTPLFSEEPRALMVDLSGVGYMDSSGVATLVEGLQWSHRSQIPFRLYGMAPAVKSVFRMARLESLFEIFDTREAALEDLV; via the coding sequence GTGGAGCTCAGTGTCGAGCGGACAGACAGCGGCATCGTGACCCTAGCCGTCTCGGGCGAGGTTGACATGAACACCTCGCTCGAGGTCCGAAACACCCTCACTCCTCTCTTCTCCGAGGAGCCGAGGGCCCTGATGGTCGACCTCTCGGGGGTCGGGTACATGGATTCCTCCGGGGTCGCTACCCTTGTGGAAGGGTTGCAGTGGTCGCACCGCAGCCAGATTCCCTTCCGGCTGTACGGGATGGCCCCAGCGGTCAAAAGCGTCTTCAGGATGGCCAGGCTGGAAAGCCTGTTTGAGATTTTTGATACCCGGGAGGCGGCCTTAGAGGACTTAGTCTAA
- a CDS encoding ABC transporter permease produces the protein MGLAQKTVGQSVIRFLQHLSSIYYLFVDTLKWLIVAPLKGQRPRVRAIIDQMVEVGVQSVFIVMLITFSLGVILAMQTAYQMQRFGATQYVGSLVSVAFVRELGPLMTALVITGRVGAAFTAELGTMKVSEEILALETMALNPVNFLIVPRFLAILIMLPMLTIVADVTGMFGGYLIGVGSLNIPSNLYLQRTFDALVLKDLFSGLFKSVVFAVIIVMIACYRAFIVEGGAAGVGRSTMISVVHSMVTIIFADLVLTAFFYFVF, from the coding sequence ATGGGTTTGGCCCAAAAAACTGTTGGCCAATCGGTCATTCGGTTTCTTCAGCATCTCTCCTCCATCTACTATCTCTTCGTGGATACCCTCAAGTGGTTGATTGTGGCTCCCTTGAAAGGCCAGCGGCCGCGCGTTCGGGCCATAATCGACCAGATGGTGGAAGTGGGCGTACAGAGCGTGTTTATCGTCATGCTCATCACATTCTCCCTCGGTGTCATCCTCGCAATGCAGACCGCCTACCAGATGCAGCGGTTCGGGGCGACCCAGTACGTGGGCAGCCTGGTGAGTGTCGCCTTCGTTCGGGAGCTCGGGCCCCTGATGACGGCTCTCGTAATCACGGGCCGAGTGGGGGCGGCCTTCACCGCTGAGTTGGGCACCATGAAGGTCTCTGAGGAAATTCTCGCCCTCGAGACCATGGCTTTAAACCCAGTGAATTTCCTGATTGTCCCTCGCTTTTTGGCCATCTTAATTATGCTTCCCATGCTCACCATCGTAGCCGACGTAACCGGCATGTTCGGGGGCTACCTCATCGGGGTCGGTAGCCTCAACATTCCAAGCAACCTATATCTCCAACGGACCTTCGACGCATTGGTCCTCAAGGACCTCTTCTCTGGGTTGTTCAAAAGCGTCGTCTTCGCCGTGATCATTGTAATGATCGCTTGTTACCGGGCCTTCATCGTCGAGGGGGGCGCGGCGGGGGTGGGCCGCTCGACCATGATCAGCGTCGTCCACTCCATGGTCACCATCATATTCGCCGACCTCGTCTTAACAGCCTTTTTCTACTTTGTCTTCTGA
- a CDS encoding ABC transporter ATP-binding protein has product MIRVRNLVKGFDGTKVLDGLTFTAEKGKITVIMGGSGGGKSTLLRCLIGALRVDSGEIWIGDKEITRLREVEMNEVRKRFGMCFQNGALFNSMTVGENVALPIREHTRLAEHVISIMVKMKLELVGLRDAENLMPSQISGGMAKRVAVARALALDPEIVFYDEPSAGLDPIVRAVIDELMMDLSNKLGITSVVITHELGSAFKIADHMVMLYKGQVVAEGTPEEIQNSDDPVINQFIHGSPDGPVPRRLSSKDYGEDLLYT; this is encoded by the coding sequence ATGATCCGGGTGAGGAATCTTGTCAAAGGCTTCGACGGCACGAAGGTGCTGGACGGGCTGACCTTCACGGCCGAGAAAGGCAAAATCACCGTCATCATGGGCGGCAGCGGCGGAGGCAAATCCACCCTGCTTCGGTGTCTCATTGGAGCCTTGCGGGTCGACAGTGGCGAGATCTGGATAGGGGACAAAGAAATCACCCGGCTCAGGGAAGTGGAGATGAACGAGGTACGGAAACGCTTTGGGATGTGCTTCCAGAACGGGGCCCTGTTCAACTCAATGACGGTTGGCGAGAATGTGGCGCTCCCAATTCGGGAGCACACGAGGCTGGCCGAACACGTCATCAGCATCATGGTGAAGATGAAGCTCGAGCTCGTGGGGCTCAGGGACGCCGAGAACCTCATGCCGTCCCAAATCTCCGGCGGGATGGCCAAACGGGTGGCTGTGGCCCGGGCCTTGGCCCTCGACCCGGAGATAGTCTTCTACGACGAGCCCTCGGCGGGCTTAGACCCCATCGTCAGGGCTGTCATCGATGAGCTGATGATGGATCTCTCGAACAAGCTCGGAATAACCAGCGTGGTCATCACCCATGAGCTTGGCAGCGCCTTCAAGATTGCTGACCACATGGTCATGCTCTACAAAGGGCAGGTGGTGGCTGAAGGCACTCCCGAAGAAATTCAAAACTCTGATGACCCCGTCATCAATCAGTTCATCCATGGTAGCCCCGACGGGCCAGTCCCTCGGAGGCTTTCGAGCAAGGACTACGGTGAGGACCTCCTCTATACATGA
- a CDS encoding MCE family protein — protein MAEYFRKTTKAGVLILLALLLMGGMIFIVGDFANLFGKKNQIKVLFASAQGIEVNAPVAYAGVTVGRVADIRILSGQEHADAPKKQIELLLEVDDRVDLSTIQQISIRQKGFLGDMYVDITPGRGKPKSLTERTVYLGKEARSLEEVMETMDSIGKEFRLTLSSINDVVASEEFKVSLKALITKGERAMDGAAKVFADNSEDLRTTIRDIKHASADLKELLAASRGPAIETVANLRDASSQMRTQLDSLAEGFNRVASKAEFVVDDNSANLYAVTLNLRAISENLKAMSADIKEHPWKLVNLFGKKEGSSSSSKEKAVPRAEQELRRDGGLGRPAAR, from the coding sequence ATGGCCGAGTACTTTCGGAAAACGACGAAGGCGGGGGTGCTGATCCTGCTGGCCTTGCTGTTGATGGGCGGCATGATTTTCATCGTTGGCGACTTCGCAAATCTCTTCGGCAAGAAGAACCAGATTAAGGTGCTTTTCGCCTCCGCCCAGGGCATCGAGGTCAACGCCCCGGTCGCCTACGCCGGGGTGACTGTAGGTCGAGTGGCGGATATCCGTATCTTGAGCGGTCAGGAGCATGCCGATGCTCCCAAAAAGCAGATTGAGCTTCTGCTGGAGGTCGATGATCGGGTTGACCTATCCACCATCCAACAGATTTCCATCCGCCAGAAAGGGTTCCTTGGCGATATGTACGTGGACATCACGCCAGGCCGCGGTAAGCCCAAGAGCCTGACGGAGAGGACGGTCTATTTGGGCAAGGAGGCCAGGAGCCTCGAAGAAGTTATGGAAACGATGGATTCGATCGGGAAAGAGTTCCGTTTGACCTTAAGCAGCATCAACGATGTAGTCGCTTCCGAGGAGTTCAAGGTCTCGCTCAAAGCTCTAATAACTAAGGGAGAGCGGGCCATGGACGGGGCGGCCAAGGTATTTGCGGACAACAGCGAGGACCTGCGGACGACCATACGGGACATAAAACACGCCAGCGCCGACCTCAAGGAGCTACTCGCCGCCAGCCGCGGTCCGGCGATCGAAACGGTCGCCAATCTTAGGGATGCCTCCAGCCAGATGCGCACGCAGCTCGATTCCTTGGCGGAGGGGTTCAACCGCGTGGCGTCGAAGGCAGAATTCGTCGTTGATGACAACAGCGCCAACCTCTACGCCGTGACCCTCAATCTAAGGGCCATTTCCGAAAACCTTAAAGCCATGAGCGCCGACATCAAAGAGCACCCCTGGAAGCTCGTCAATTTATTCGGCAAAAAAGAGGGCTCGTCGTCTTCCTCGAAGGAGAAGGCTGTGCCCCGTGCCGAGCAGGAGCTTCGACGGGACGGGGGTCTGGGCCGGCCGGCAGCCCGGTAG
- a CDS encoding tetratricopeptide repeat protein — protein sequence MTRRPPFLLPLLLAGMVLAVGCSRPHATMRPLQTGLRAYERGHYEEALAAFRKAVAEEPKNLVAKTNLALTLQDLARYEEALSLYEELTIRQPDAPLPWINKAVCLRELGRLEEAFATLNVVETRWPASPYPTFNRALIYEEEGKWAEALEAHREALKIAPHEAAIHYRLGLIFERLHELDNAVKAYSKALLLKPTDPVARLKLGELFASRGQYSRAIREYSKLTVLAPGASNLYHRLAGLYRRQHRLEKALEMLQRALELRPADAQLQQELQEVLQDLVDPSRRVLGEDPPAG from the coding sequence ATGACGCGACGGCCTCCATTTCTGCTTCCCCTCCTTCTCGCCGGAATGGTGTTGGCTGTGGGCTGTAGTCGTCCTCATGCCACGATGCGCCCCCTGCAGACGGGCCTTAGAGCGTATGAGCGCGGCCACTACGAAGAGGCCCTGGCCGCCTTCCGCAAGGCGGTGGCCGAAGAGCCCAAGAACCTCGTTGCAAAGACCAACCTGGCCCTAACTCTTCAGGACCTAGCACGCTATGAGGAAGCCCTCTCTCTGTACGAGGAGCTGACCATCCGCCAGCCAGACGCTCCCTTGCCGTGGATTAACAAGGCCGTCTGCCTGCGTGAGCTCGGCCGGCTCGAGGAGGCCTTCGCCACATTGAACGTCGTCGAGACCCGGTGGCCGGCTAGCCCGTACCCGACATTCAATCGCGCTCTAATCTACGAGGAGGAGGGCAAGTGGGCCGAAGCCTTAGAGGCTCACCGTGAAGCCTTGAAGATCGCTCCTCACGAGGCGGCTATCCACTACCGCCTCGGGCTAATTTTTGAGCGCCTCCACGAGCTTGACAATGCGGTCAAGGCCTATTCAAAGGCGCTCCTTCTGAAGCCCACCGACCCGGTGGCCCGCCTGAAGCTGGGCGAGCTCTTCGCCTCCCGGGGCCAATACAGCCGGGCAATCCGGGAGTACTCGAAGCTGACGGTCCTTGCCCCCGGCGCATCCAACCTCTATCACCGCCTAGCCGGTCTATATCGAAGGCAGCACCGTCTAGAGAAGGCGCTCGAGATGCTTCAGCGGGCCCTGGAGCTTCGGCCCGCCGACGCCCAACTCCAACAGGAGCTCCAGGAGGTGCTTCAAGACCTGGTGGACCCCAGCCGCCGCGTGTTGGGGGAAGACCCCCCAGCAGGATGA
- a CDS encoding sugar phosphate isomerase/epimerase produces MIDSERLFVHVPYALVDQYRNLIQKAGLALEVLVEAQNLEVSTLEGMAEEINGLKAITGRVAIHAPYADLDPGHPVEANREETLRLLTLTFALSQATEASYVVAHTGYDPSRVETDPSGWRARSLETWNELLAHPAADGVALALEHTLEPEPSILWDLVASLPADRVGVCLDTGHLNCFAKAPPSVWWATLGKRVTVLHMHDNRGQDDDHLGIGEGTFDFAALFRWLKRTNLTPFATIEGRDPEAVATSLSALGFPFDPALLDFS; encoded by the coding sequence GTGATTGACTCCGAGCGCCTCTTCGTCCACGTTCCCTACGCCCTGGTAGACCAGTACCGGAATCTCATCCAGAAGGCCGGTCTGGCCCTCGAGGTCTTGGTCGAAGCCCAGAACCTGGAAGTCTCCACCCTGGAGGGGATGGCCGAGGAGATCAATGGCCTCAAGGCGATCACGGGTCGGGTGGCCATCCACGCCCCTTATGCGGATCTCGATCCGGGCCATCCTGTCGAGGCCAACCGCGAAGAGACGCTCCGTCTGCTCACCCTGACGTTCGCTCTGTCACAGGCGACTGAGGCCTCTTACGTAGTAGCCCACACGGGGTACGACCCCTCCCGGGTGGAGACTGACCCGAGCGGCTGGCGTGCGAGGAGCCTCGAGACCTGGAATGAGCTCCTGGCCCACCCTGCGGCGGATGGGGTAGCCCTCGCATTGGAGCACACACTGGAGCCGGAGCCTTCTATCCTATGGGACCTGGTGGCGTCCCTGCCGGCCGATCGGGTGGGCGTCTGCCTCGATACGGGCCACCTGAATTGCTTTGCCAAGGCCCCGCCCTCCGTATGGTGGGCCACGCTGGGCAAACGCGTCACCGTCCTCCACATGCATGACAATAGGGGCCAGGACGACGACCATCTCGGCATCGGGGAGGGGACCTTCGACTTCGCCGCTCTCTTTCGATGGCTGAAGCGGACGAACCTGACACCCTTTGCCACGATAGAAGGCCGGGACCCCGAAGCGGTCGCAACGAGTCTTTCTGCCTTGGGATTTCCCTTCGATCCAGCCCTTCTTGACTTCTCATAG
- a CDS encoding shikimate dehydrogenase: MTALGRMLIIGHPLGHTLSPLMHNTAFQEMGLPYYYEAEDVPPEGLAEAVERFRAEGVVGLSVTIPYKEAILPFLDEVDEEVERLGAANTVVLVEGRFVGTNTDGIGFMRSLKENGGYDPEGRSAVVLGAGGAARAVAAHLALSGADSVVIANRTLSRAERLATDLARAVGRQCFEPLPLEATATAEAIRQADCLINATSVGMAGDRRLPVPAALIEPHHVVCDIVYRPLVTPLLEAALARGASTINGLGMLVYQGAEAFRRWTGQEMPIDIVRSTLEAALELEGPESL, from the coding sequence ATGACCGCGCTCGGCCGCATGCTGATCATCGGCCACCCCCTGGGCCATACGCTCTCGCCGTTGATGCACAACACCGCCTTCCAGGAGATGGGTCTTCCATACTACTATGAGGCCGAGGACGTGCCGCCCGAGGGCTTGGCTGAGGCGGTCGAGCGCTTTAGGGCCGAAGGGGTGGTGGGGCTCAGCGTCACCATTCCGTACAAAGAGGCGATATTACCCTTCCTGGATGAGGTGGATGAAGAGGTGGAGCGCCTGGGGGCAGCCAACACGGTGGTGCTCGTCGAAGGGCGCTTCGTTGGGACCAACACCGATGGCATCGGGTTCATGCGCAGCCTGAAGGAAAATGGGGGCTACGACCCAGAAGGGCGCTCGGCCGTTGTGCTTGGTGCGGGGGGAGCCGCTAGGGCCGTGGCCGCCCATTTGGCCCTGTCGGGCGCCGATTCTGTAGTGATTGCCAACAGGACCCTCTCGCGAGCCGAGAGGCTGGCAACAGACCTAGCTCGGGCTGTCGGAAGGCAGTGCTTTGAGCCTCTACCCTTGGAGGCGACGGCCACGGCCGAGGCGATCCGACAGGCCGATTGCCTGATCAATGCGACCAGTGTCGGGATGGCGGGGGACCGGCGACTCCCCGTGCCAGCGGCCTTGATCGAGCCGCACCACGTGGTCTGCGACATCGTATACCGTCCCCTTGTAACCCCTCTGCTAGAAGCTGCACTTGCCCGTGGGGCCTCGACTATTAACGGCCTTGGGATGCTCGTCTATCAAGGAGCGGAGGCTTTTCGTCGGTGGACTGGCCAGGAGATGCCCATCGACATCGTCCGCTCGACCTTGGAGGCAGCCTTGGAGCTCGAGGGCCCCGAAAGCCTCTAG